The following are from one region of the Channa argus isolate prfri chromosome 6, Channa argus male v1.0, whole genome shotgun sequence genome:
- the LOC137128612 gene encoding P2Y purinoceptor 3-like, with amino-acid sequence MEDFQICPVSNSYKRILLPVSYSLVFMLGLSLNGALLWSVCSRTRRWSSTVIYMANLAVADLLYVLSLPPLIISNAMGDVWPFGNVLCKTVRFFFFVNLHCSMLFLTCVSVHRFLGVCFPIAAVRLRSKKLALFASGSVWVLASAEILPTLVFAHTGVIYNTTVCFEMTNPKEFNIYFPYGLFLAIVGFLIPFLIVVTCYCSIMRALYCRAADSIFNARTARMRNKSLTTLLIVCLMFVVCFVPYHIARTVYLFVRVYMPGDCHLLNMVTISYKVWKPVVSFNCCANPLFYFWASGRYRQKLRAWLRVRKKRVHPSVCLVDADSTNRSGG; translated from the coding sequence ATGGAGGACTTTCAAATCTGCCCCGTGAGTAATTCGTACAAAAGGATTCTTCTCCCGGTGTCCTACAGCCTTGTGTTTATGCTGGGCCTGAGTTTAAACGGCGCCCTGCTGTGGAGCGTGTGCAGCCGGACGCGCCGCTGGAGCAGCACGGTGATCTACATGGCCAACCTCGCCGTGGCGGATCTCCTCTACGTGCTGTCACTGCCCCCTCTCATCATTAGCAACGCCATGGGGGACGTGTGGCCCTTTGGGAATGTCCTCTGCAAGACGGTCAGGTTCTTCTTTTTTGTCAACCTTCACTGCAGCATGTTGTTCCTCACCTGCGTGAGCGTGCACCGTTTCCTTGGAGTTTGCTTCCCCATCGCTGCTGTGCGTCTCAGGAGCAAAAAACTCGCCCTCTTTGCGTCAGGCTCAGTTTGGGTCCTGGCCAGTGCAGAGATTCTACCGACACTGGTGTTTGCGCACACTGGAGTGATTTACAACACGACTGTATGTTTCGAAATGACTAACCCCAaagaatttaacatttacttCCCATATGGCCTGTTTTTGGCCATAGTGGGCTTTCTGATCCCGTTCCTCATCGTGGTCACCTGTTACTGCTCCATCATGAGGGCACTTTACTGCAGGGCAGCGGACAGCATCTTCAACGCCAGGACGGCACGTATGCGCAACAAGTCCCTGACCACCCTGTTAATCGTGTGTCTCatgtttgtggtgtgttttgTGCCTTATCACATTGCCCGCACAGTCTACTTGTTTGTTAGGGTCTACATGCCTGGAGACTGTCATCTGTTGAACATGGTCACAATTTCCTATAAAGTCTGGAAACCGGTTGTCAGTTTTAACTGCTGCGCAAATCCTCTCTTCTACTTCTGGGCCTCCGGTCGGTACCGTCAGAAGCTGCGGGCTTGGCTGCGCGTTAGGAAGAAGAGAGTCCACCCCAGCGTGTGTCTGGTGGATGCAGACAGCACGAACAGGTCCGGAGGCTGA